The genomic window AGTTTGAAACGTCTTGGAGTTGAATACATTGATCTCTATTATCAGCATAGAGTGGACACAACAGTCTCTATAGAAGACACAGTTAAGAACTTCTTTTGATAGTTTTACAAATTAAATGAATTGGAACATAGGACAAATTATTCTATACTTGTGAAATCTTTTTAATACcttttttttgtgttttataatatctttacttttaaaatttgttaaaattatatattatgaaATAGAAAAGGATCACATTCTAAAATTTTTTgacttattttatcttattaggTGCATTATTAATAACTAGTTTGTTGTATTATAATAGATGGGTGAACTTAAGAAATTGGTGAAAGAGGGAAAAGTTAAATACATTGGATTATCTGAAGCTAGCTCGGATACAATAAAGAGAGCACATGCAGTTCATCCAATTACTGCTGTACAAATGGAATGGTCACTTTGGACTCGTGATATTGAAGAAGAGATAATTCCTCTTTGCAGGTTAATTTTAGTTACTTAATTTCATAGAAGTAGGTAGGTATGGGACTTTTATGACTTCTTATAATTTAAGATAGAGAGGGAAAACATGGACCTGTTGTTTCTAAATGTGTATTTCATTTATTTGTGATGATGTGAGATTgagtttttctaatatttttatttttttcagagAGCTTGGTATTGGAATTGTACCATACAGTCCTCTTGGTCGTGGCTTTTTTGGTGGCAAAGGAGTTGTGGAAAACCTTCCAGCTGATAGTGTTTTGGTATGTATATTTATGAAACAAATTAATTAAAGTTTCATCTGATCCTTATCTTTTTACTCCATGACTAGTAAATTATGAATGTCTAATAGATGGTTACTTTTTTATTTACTAGAATACTCATCCTCGCTACCAAGCACAGAACTTggagaagaacaagaagataTATGAACGAATAGAAAACCTTGCTAAGAAGCACCAATGCAGCCCTGTCCAACTGGCATTAGCATGGATTCATATATAATTAATGCTtataaacataactaaaccatgagaaatgaaaataggcaactaactaaggaccttcagtctaactaaaacTCCCCTTTCTAACTCCTCCGAACCTCCCAACCGCCACCGATAATTTGATATTGCAAACACAATTATGTTAAGCAAGGAAATCACAAATAGGAAGCAGATACAACAGATAAATAAGTAGCAAGTAATTACGCAGTCAATTAGGAATTCCAAACAAATCAcaccaaacaaacatataaatgcatatgatgcatgcctgtcctaatAACTGATGAGTCTTATATGTTAGTTAttaagccaacccgacatgtcggtagctaacccgggcacagtctctctgttgcgccttattaccattagagggtatctgtgccctgtcaccattagagggtatctgtgccctgtcaccattagagagtATCTGTGCCCTgccaccattagagggtatcggtgccctgtcacccttacaaccaaagagaaaacacaagcatactaACATCCAACACTTTCCATCATAATTCATTCACCACATTCATTCGTTAATCATATAGGCAATCCCCGCATACTCGCCACATGTTCAAGCTTCCTCAATCAATtataatcatttaatcattaatcGTATGCATATATATACCCAATCATAATTCAATGTTTATCACAGCCATCTGGCTCATAACACACACAACAATTCCACCATCATACTAtgcaactcatacaatcatcattactcatcattcatTGATAATTCTCTCCTTACTTCATCCACAAGCTAAGTTATCACATTCCCTAGTTTCTTCTCACTACTAGGTATACTATTAAGATTTAGGACTTAAATGATGCAAATGGAGGCTCAGAAGTTTAAAATtcagttttaaaaacaaaaaagtcATATTTTCTGAAaatagggtcacgcgtacgtgtagatcacgcgtatgcgtgagcgtGCATCTGGACCATGTCACGTACGCATTGCCATGCATGCGTATGCATTTGCACCAACCCGAAACGACTGGCCGCGCATGAGGATTTTCGCATACGCAAAATTCCTGGGCCATGCGAACGCGTGAGCGTGCATGTTGGCCCATTTCGCGTATGCATTGCTTCTTTTCGCGTACGCATATGGGCCAGCCCGAAGCACATGTATGCGTATGGGAGTGTACGCATACGCATACAATGCAGCAACCTCAAAAGCTGCTAAGTCCAGAATTTTCAGCTTGTACAccaaactttgattgagcataactttctcattttaaagtATTTTTCCTCCGTTCTTTGAACGACATAAACATCTCGGACCCAATTTTATTCCTAAATAAGTTTGGCACAAATTGGGAGTCTGGAGACTAAGTTATGCTCCGTCAAAGTTAGGCCAAAATCACAATTTTTACCAAAAACCAACAAGTCTCAATTTTCAAACATACACTTGCAAACCCCTTTAAACCTAACCAAAACCTTACCAATTTAGCATCAACCATATTCCAACTTCCTAATCCAATCCACAACCAACCAATTTTCATCATTTATCAATCACAACTCAATAATTCAATCTCAACACACATTCAATATTCCAAATTCAACAACATTCAATATTTCAAGTTTCAACAACATACAAAACGCATCATCAATTTCTCATGACAATTTTCTCATCAAtttcaccatcaacatggtaccaacAATAATTTAATCTCACTAACTAAGTCACCCATATCATACATACAAGTTTCCATCTCAACTTCCAAAAATCACCAACCACATACATAATAATACAATCCATTTTAACCAACCATCAACATTATCAATTCAAATCTTATCCTAGGGTCACTAACCCAAGTTTTCAcattacattttattttagatacaggaaaccgaaactatactttggccgattccCCGCTCAACCCAGAATACTTCCAATTTCACTTTTCCTCAACTTTCAAGGTTCCAAAACCTCACCAACAGATTTTCAAGCTTGTAGATCCACTTCaaagctttccaaaacctcaaccaAGCTCCAATATACATTTACACATTACCTATTCCACAATATCACATCCAAATATAACAACTCAATAATTAAACACAAGACTTCGAGTATTTCacttagggttgagaatcttaccatacCCAAAGAGTAAAGGTTTGAGGATAAACCTTTCCTTCAAGttaattggatcctataacatcaaaactcaaaatctcaacactttttacCCAAAAAATTTGAATTCAAGGGCTGGAAAAACTGAAATGAAATCGTGGCCTACCTCTTGAATAAAGTTGTAgtctttgtagagctcgacactACAATTGCGTGGCTACAAACGGTAcagcgatcggagctccgaatcAAAAATTATGTCACTTTGAATCACAAGTGAGGGTTTGTGCCAAAGGAAGAGTGTTCTTCCTTTCTTGCTGCACTTGCAGGATTTCACTATTTCAGCATGCAATGAGGAGAGAGAATGATCTAAACTCACTTTATTAAGTGAGGGAGTTAGGCCCACATGTTCGGTTCACTCAGTTTGGCTTGTTCGGCCTGATTTTGggacaaattttttaaaattagtgtcaaaaattttgttttaattttctctatcatattaaactataaaaatcacatttctaattttttaagaATAAACTCTAATTTGTGGGttaatcatatattaattaactgGGTCTTACACTATGCATTTAATTATAAtacttttaagattaaaaaattattaattaataatNNNNNNNNNNNNNNNNNNNNNNNNNtataaaattttataattatatattaatatacACATTCTTTCAAAAATTATCTATTGTTAGCCATTACCAGCCTCACCATCAATTTGCAAAATCATTCTTTAACAACCATTAACAATCAAATCAATATCAATAAGCTAATCTCAACAACTCCATTCCACAATTTTTTATCACCAATTAAATCCTACATGCATACACATTTAGTCATTCACTAACcacatcaataaaaaaaaaacataccaTTCAAACGTATCCTAAGGTAACTAGTCTAAGTTTTCACGCAAAATTTATACATtaactatgagaaaccaaaatcatgcCTTGGCCGATTCTTCCCTAGCCATAAAACACCTCAAGCCCTTTTGTCCCACAAGCCTCCAAGTTTCAATGTCACCAATTCAGCTAGTCCATCCATCGAAGCTACTTCCAAGCACACCACTTCATAAATTTGACTTCAATTTCACATGTATTCAACCTAATTTCATATAATTTCATGTGCATACACAATTTCAAAGTCATAACCTCATCAAATTGAAAGATTCAAAGGGCTTAATTGTTCCTTACCTCACCCATTGATGATTGGGGTAAAACCCAATAATTATCCAACGTTAGAGTACCCCTAAACTATCAAAATTACAAAATCTctcaatacacaaactcaaatttGCAACAATACAAAGAAGGGAAAACTGGGCATAGTATTTGAGTTTTCTTACCACTTTTTTCAAATAGAAGTGAAGAGGACTCAGACAAATGCGTAGCCataaatggctcgtcaatcggagcttcgAATTGAAAATTATGGGCAATAGAAGATTGGATTGGAAATTGGAGTTATGGTTCTTCACCTAAATCTCTCTTTTAGCATGTTTCATTAATAATGAAGGGGAGAGTGGCTGAGTGCTTCATTTATAGGTTGGGTcttgtgtaacgacccaattttcagtatatCTAGATCATACCGAAAACTGAGTGCTactaatttgtcttcctaattattatatattatttatcatatgagcctgattcgttgttgaaGTGTTGTTATTTTGAggggtaaatttttttttcaaaacatttAAGTTGTCAGGCATGAACATACATAGATGATATCATAAGTAACAACAAGATAAGCAGTCAAAAGTAAACACACATTTATATAAATTCATACATCTCAAACAACTGACATCATTCAgtcatccagcctttattagatcatagatctttagttagaacacccctagatatagctagataataaccttatacatatatatacatacaacatcccaggccctgacctgttcaaggagtccataagctggcgcccaggctagcctagactcttcagtcacctagtccctctaaactactaatgtgagggaaagtacattctaggtcttcaaaactcaagtcagatagagcgtcatcagcgaactacggaagggtactcatgcttccatctgaagggagaagggagagagaaggggtaagaactggggagttcttagtaaggtcagGGTTATtatttaagttcattaattctatgttgcttagcagacaaatagcagaatacagagaaacagtaaacagaagatacagataaataaagaaattaagaaatcagaaagcagaacacaacaaaaaatacaagaaaataaaacacagacacaaagaatagaatacaaacaaagaaatcacacattcatacaacaatcataacagagaaaatgcacaaccaagtatgatgcatgtatgtcctatgcaggccatgagctcacgtgtcggtttacaccctgcagcccgatattacctaggaactagtcctagatatggctttatctctgtaggtgaacttcggcctacagaaatagcactcctgtaagtgaacttcgactTACATGAATAGTTCaatcacaacacaacaactttctataggtgaacttcggcctatagaaatggaacctctgtaagtgaacttcggcttacagaaatggcgcccctgtaagtgaacttcggcttacaggtatcacaactctctgtaggtgaactttggcctacaggagaaataccctgagatacacaattgatattcactataggtgaacttcggcctacaggaataataatgctctgtaggtgaactttggcctacaggacctctagggccaacggaaaagcagcagatgaacatacaatagaatatcatgccataAGACTTAACTCTTTATCTTTatcctctttttctctcttctctttgacTTTTGATTCTGTACTTGTTATCTTTATCATCTTTTCacaatcataaatcaagcatcacaACATCTCAGTgatctcatttcataattcttTGTATACATCACAACATTACAACAACACACTACTATTTAGCTTTTAACTCCCTCTCTTTCTAACATGATTACAAGCTTCTAAATCTTGTTTCATTACTTTACATACTTCTATACCCTTTCTTATACCTTTCCTTAGGTATTTAATAAAGAGAATTAGGAAATTCTAGATTCAAAACTACTTTCCTAAAGCTTTTAGAGAAAACTGtctttttgtcaatattttattattattaataaaataatattattaataaaataatacttttactattttaatattaaaataataatattttattcaatttcaaaaattgcattttgacccctgaactttttagaaattgtattttgaccccttaacttttaatatttgcacttGAGCTCcttaacttttctttaattaactttcaaacccaaactttttaataattgtATTTTGACCTCAAAATCATCAAATAAACGTTTTCACATCcttccaaaaaccaaaaatatttttccaaaagttcatcaAATTTCAGCTTGATTTTCAACCAGTTTTTCAAACTTTTCGGTAACCGATTTTTACCTGATTTTGACCAAACCAAAGAGCAACGTTTCAGCCATCAAATATACatcaaaaacacatcaaatatcatgaatttcatggctggaaagccacattttccagcaacaacaacaacaacttcagaaccatcaaaaacttgatttccaagcattaaacaacaagattTCATGGTTAAACCATCACACaaacactcaaaatcaaacctcaagcaacaagatctgatttaacacttcaagaaaatatccaatcattgattaatttaccaaaccttaccttCTTTGCAGCTGCCAAGAATTGAACCAAGAACAAGCTTCAAAAAGCACTTTTACGCCTTAAGGCAGCTAAAAATCACGTTTTCTTAGAGCTTATGGTGAGTGAACAAGAGATCCTTGATTTAATCCTTGAAAATTGTCATAGAAATGAAGAGGATGAAGAGGTGAACACTTtggtcggattagatttttgataggggttttaGTTTGAGAAAGAATGGAGAAAGAAGCTTGAAGCTttcatggaagttttcatggaagttcttccatttctctctcaagaatttcgaaaattctagCTTGTTTGGAAGAAAAGTTGATGGTAATGATGAGCCTAGGGATTTGTGGGGTTAGGATAAGCATTATCctaaagtttggtgtaaaaatatctcaagaaaggataattactaaagctagatgtattagaatacaagtgtttcttactttttccttaagaaagcttggcttggagagaaagaaaggaaatatgtggtggctaactctgggagagccacgtgtcactgggtgctgactcatcagagtttaataataaaatatcattctggagataattactaaaactagatacatcagattacactactaaaggataagtatgagctttactagtataaatgatactagtaacaagataatcatgagaataaaagatatatgatgaagcattagcattgctaagttcatctaagaatgctAGTATTATCCATTACCAGTAGATTTTctagctcagttattatattactaaacatagatgAACATTAACCATagtagaaaaaataataatataatattccaaataaaataataatatacaaatattatattaatataatttttctctcaaaAATCGAGACCGGCTCATCACGTAGAGACTAACcacggaaatcagaattttgaaatttggactCGAAGTGGCTCAAAAACGCAACTTTTCACGACGTGCCTGCATAGATTAGGACAGATGTCTGGTGcagtcaagctgctgactcagcagcttgatgacacAGCACCTG from Arachis ipaensis cultivar K30076 chromosome B09, Araip1.1, whole genome shotgun sequence includes these protein-coding regions:
- the LOC107615320 gene encoding probable aldo-keto reductase 1; this translates as MAEVQSIHIPRVKLGNQGFEVSKLGFGCLNLTGAYAAGVSEEEGISIIKHAFNKGITFFDTSDIYGLNANEILALKQLPRKKIQIATKFGVEKLDMNTFDMKINGTPSYVRSCCEASLKRLGVEYIDLYYQHRVDTTVSIEDTMGELKKLVKEGKVKYIGLSEASSDTIKRAHAVHPITAVQMEWSLWTRDIEEEIIPLCRELGIGIVPYSPLGRGFFGGKGVVENLPADSVLNTHPRYQAQNLEKNKKIYERIENLAKKHQCSPVQLALAWIHI